In Nitrospirota bacterium, the DNA window TTGCAGTGGTACTGCCACATTTACAAATTGTTGTCGGAAAAACAACTCCTGTCTAAATTCTCTCCACGGGACCTGCTGATGCATTTGCTGGAAATCAAAAAAGTGAAGATCAATGACTCATGGCATACTGCGGAAATAACAGGTAGAACCCAAAAACTGATCGAGAAATTGGGTCTACATATTACGTAAATCTGGCGGAGTTACAGGTTAATTTCTGCACAACTCCTGCTCGAATCTTGATACAATGAGCATAGAACAAGAGGGGATAGCGTCTTGTATAAAACCGTGAAAATATCCGGCAGGAGGTGATTGTTGATGCAGGAGATTGTTAGGCTGATCGCGAATTACACTGCAACCGTAGCAGAAGCCATTGCAGTGCTTTTTATTATCTTCGGGATTGTGGGAGCCGTATTCATCTATATAAAAAAAGCGACTCTCTTCCATCAGAACTACTGGGCGATGTCGGACAGCAGGACACATCTCGGGCATACCTTTATGTCGCGCTTGAGTTCCTGATAGGCGCTGATATTCTGAAGACAGCGATTTCACCGACATGGGAAGATATCCGGACAACTGGCAGCGATTGTAGGCATACGAACGGTATTGAACTGTTTTCTGTCGAAAGAGCTGAAGGAGATGGAAGCAGCCTCAAAAGCCACATGCCCTTAGGGGGTCCCCCTGCATTCCGCACAATACCGGCTTACGGACTCTTTGATTCTCCGGGTTTTGCGGTCTCCTCGACCTTTGTCCAGGTCTTGTCGGGATTGAATAGCTTTAACGCCTCTGCAGAGTGCTTTGTAGTTTTGCCAAGATTTTTTTGGTAAATGATACCCTCCTGATTTACCATAAAAGTCATGACGCCGGAATTCCCGTATTCCGCAGGGTAGGCAATGATCGCAAATCCGAGGATCATTTTCTCCTTAACCACATAATTGTACGCCCCTCCGTGCGCATGTTTGCCCTGACCCTTCAGGATCGTGAAATAATACCCGTGGAACGGCTGGAGGTCCGGATTGGCATACCCTTCCTTTGCAGCCTGCGCGACCAGTGGTCCGAGAGGACTCTCTTCCCCGCCTTCCTCAGTTTCCCAGTAGAGGCCGTCGCGTTTCCCTTCGGAGCTTATTATTCTCTGAGCAAACTCTACCTTGCCGCTGCCGCCGCAATCCTTTGTCGCATACTCATGCTGGGCATCGACATATGCGTGCAGCACTTCCATGACGTGCAGTTCGTTTCTGCCTATTCTCCGGTTCAGGATCTCCTTTTTTCCTTTTTGCGTGTCGAATACCCATACTGAGTCCTTCTTCACAATCGGAATAGGCAGAGGCCAGCTGTCAGCGCCTACAGAAAGGATCATAGTGCCGTCTGATTTCTGCGAAAGGCTGTGCATCTTGTGATATGCCCTGAGGAATTTTTCACGGCCGGTCCTGTCCGACGCTTCATCACCGGAAGAGATCAGTTCCCTGCTCCCGGGACCAAGAACCGCAAGCATTTCATTCAGGTCATGAGACTTGACTGCAGCGACAAGGGATTCCACTGCTTCGTCAGGGGAGGGAAAGTTCTTCTGCGTTATGCTCTCTGCCTGAAGGGTTGCGGCAATTGCCGGCAGGCATACTGTGAAGGCAATAAGGCATGAGAGCACAGTCAACCAACGTGTCGTTCCCTTTTTGCGAGCAGTCACCCTATTCATTTGCTTTCTCCCTTGTATATCTGTCATCCCTGGAAAAATGCGCGACGGATTGCTCTTCTCACCTGCGGAACACTCCTCCTCTCCCGCTGTCCCTGAATCCGTCGTCCTGCTGTCTTATACTCCTGCCCGGACGTATTACATCTATATTCCTGCGGCTTTCATTCCCCCGTTCGCTCGCTCTCCGCTCAAAACTTCCGTTGCCGATCCCCCTGAAGGGAGTATCCCGCGTCGGCGTTTGTTGAAATGTTTTTGGTGCAATTCTGACACCGGGAGCAGGCGATCCTTTCCGGATACCGACGGGACGCTTCGGAGATTCCGATGCCTTTTTCCTGTAACTTCCCGACGGGTATCCCCGCATTTCCTGACTTGCCGGTGATATGCTCGACGCCCTGGGTTTTGACCCGATGAAGCGTTCACTTGTTCTCCTGTCCCGATAGGCGACCCCTTTTCTGTGACTGGGGTCGTGACGCCAGAAAACCCTGCCGGAATCACGCCTATCGCGGTGCCTGTGGAATCGTTTTGTTTTATGGACATCTATATAGATATGCCGGACATGCCAGTCGAACCATGTCCAGGACCAGAAACCGATTCCAAGAAAAATCGGGGGGCTGTAACTGATATATCCGCCGGAGTAAACAAGCCCCGGCGGGTAGTACCAGTAATAGGGTGGATAGGCCGGATACCACCACGGTCCGTATACGTAAAGAGGATCATAGATCGGGATATAGATGGTGCGCGTTTCAATCGGCTCGATTCTGATAATCTCCCGCTCAATGATTACTTTCTGTTCTGCAGTAGACTTGAGATTTCCCTGATCCCGGGCTTTTTCGCGCAGTTCCTGGATGACATCCATAGCTTCCCCTTCCTGGACCAGAAAAGCGTCTCCCAGTTTCCTGGTCTGGTCCAGTTTCTCACTCATGGCGAAGAGGATATCCGGGAAATGACAGAGCGATTTTACGCTCGGGTCCCAGGACTTCAGCTGCAGGGCGTTGTCCAGTGAATCGCCTTTTAATTCCCTGTTCTGACGCAGCCAGCGCTCGGCCTCGACCACCTCAAGCGGATAGGTAGATGCCATCAGTATCTGGGCGATCAGCGAGTCGGGATAAAGCGCGATTGGAGCAAGCATCTGAGCAAGCTCTTCCTTGCTGAACTTTTCAGGCTGCTCAAGCGTATCGAAATCCTGGGCAGGCAGCCAGCCAGGTATCATAAGCATGGCGATGATGATCCATGCCA includes these proteins:
- a CDS encoding DUF3300 domain-containing protein; translated protein: MRSTRMIMASLAWIIIAMLMIPGWLPAQDFDTLEQPEKFSKEELAQMLAPIALYPDSLIAQILMASTYPLEVVEAERWLRQNRELKGDSLDNALQLKSWDPSVKSLCHFPDILFAMSEKLDQTRKLGDAFLVQEGEAMDVIQELREKARDQGNLKSTAEQKVIIEREIIRIEPIETRTIYIPIYDPLYVYGPWWYPAYPPYYWYYPPGLVYSGGYISYSPPIFLGIGFWSWTWFDWHVRHIYIDVHKTKRFHRHRDRRDSGRVFWRHDPSHRKGVAYRDRRTSERFIGSKPRASSISPASQEMRGYPSGSYRKKASESPKRPVGIRKGSPAPGVRIAPKTFQQTPTRDTPFRGIGNGSFERRASERGNESRRNIDVIRPGRSIRQQDDGFRDSGRGGVFRR
- a CDS encoding DUF2950 domain-containing protein; the protein is MNRVTARKKGTTRWLTVLSCLIAFTVCLPAIAATLQAESITQKNFPSPDEAVESLVAAVKSHDLNEMLAVLGPGSRELISSGDEASDRTGREKFLRAYHKMHSLSQKSDGTMILSVGADSWPLPIPIVKKDSVWVFDTQKGKKEILNRRIGRNELHVMEVLHAYVDAQHEYATKDCGGSGKVEFAQRIISSEGKRDGLYWETEEGGEESPLGPLVAQAAKEGYANPDLQPFHGYYFTILKGQGKHAHGGAYNYVVKEKMILGFAIIAYPAEYGNSGVMTFMVNQEGIIYQKNLGKTTKHSAEALKLFNPDKTWTKVEETAKPGESKSP